From the Trypanosoma brucei brucei TREU927 chromosome 6, complete sequence genome, the window ATCGCCGGAACCGGAGAAGGAGCTGACGACTTGGTCCACAATACCAGCCACCACGGCATCAGGTAATAATATCTGCCGCTGGAAGCTAAGTGGTAGTTCTACTCGCTGCTCTATATTTGCTGCTTTACTGCCCAATCTCCGTTTTTCGTAGTTGTCACGATGTAGCCGCCTTGCGTATTCTGTAGCTATATCCATAAGCATTTCAACTCCTTGTAATGCCATAACGTCCTCACCACCGCTGCCGGCATTGCCAGCTAAAGCTCCATGTAGAGGTTGGACTGCATCACTTCCAtcttgctcttttttcattatatGAAGAGCACCGAGGAGTCTCATTGCCTGCGAAATCTCGAGGCGACGACCTTGCCATCGCTGAATCGCAACGACGGCAACACTGCGAAGATCGGACCTCCGCCCCATTAATGGGTCACTTGTGCAGTCGAAGTAAAGGAAGAAGTTAAGCATGAGCGCATGGTCCAAGGAAAATTACGTACACGCATCTCCGTTATTCGTTTATGAACATGCTCAGCGTTAATATGAGCCAAGGAAAATGACGGGGAGGGAGGCAGAATAATACGCAAACAAGTGCTTGCACGCTTCGGTACACACCCCTcaccaataacaaaaaatagtAGTAAGAGTGACAGAGGGTTTTACCTTATGGTGTTGCATTCTCCTGAATCCTAACTTCATGCTATATCCGAAACCTCCGGTACCCGCAAGTAATTCAGTAATGGTTTACAACCCCAACGATTATTACTCTTTTCACGTGTTTATGTTGTCAACGGTAAAATTACTTTGGGTTTTGTTTGCTCAGCAGCACAACCCGGCGTCGTGACACACAACGCTCACTAACTCCCAGGGGATAATAAAGTACACGGCACCACATGGGGGTTCTCTCAGCATCTAGTAACCAGTGTGTTTGACCCTCCCCAATTTCATATTTGAAGACGTCACGCGGAAAATCAGCACTTTCCTGGTCGTCTTCGTTAGGGCTGACGGTGTCGAATACAGCGTCACAATCCTTTGCAACATCTTGCACAAATTGCTCGGGTATTGCCTTATTAAGATCATTCACCCCTTCAGCACCACATTGACATGTCGCGTTGCCATCACCTGACGCAAAGGGAAGCGGCATGGCACAGTCCACACCCAGACTCCGTATAAAGGCAATCCGAGCATGAAGTGGATCGAGAAAAAATGATGAGGGAAAGCGGTACCACTCACGGCCTACGCAAAGTGTATAAAGAGTTTTCTCGCCCTTCTGTGGGGCATCACTTGCCTTTCGCCTGGCCAGCTCTCGTACCGTAGCGTAATTGTCATAGAGCTTCTGCTGTGGTCCCACGTAGAATTTGTGGATGGCCGCTGTGCGTGATAGGGAAACCGTTACAATAAAAGACAACACAATGCAGCCCGTAGTGAGAAAGAAGGTGTGGCGCATGCGTTGGAGCCAACAGCCAGGGAGTTGTTTGCGGCGGCCACTGGGTTCAGCTCTCGTACTCGCGCTATGTAGCACCGCTCCGTTCTCGCTGTTCACAGATCTCGCGGTTCCTGCAAACGTAAGGTGTGTAAATGACAACGCAGCGGCCAGTGCGAGAAATGGAAAAGCGGGGGACATAAACCGCTCTTCTTTGTGTGACACCTTCAGCCAAAAGGCAAAccacaaaaagaagggtgAAATGTAAAGCAATCCTCGTCCACGCGAAACCGTAGGTTCGACTGGCCTAGTATCTGGCTTGGTGGTCGGCGACTTCTGTGTTTTCCGCCCCTTTTCCCCAGTCGTCTCTCCAGCATCAATCTCATCAGAATTCGTTGTCGCATTACTCACCCATGATGTCGTCGAGGGCTTAAGCAATACGACAAAGGGAGATAGAAGGCAAGCAACAAACATCAGATGCGCGTTCAAGAGTAAATtcttaaaaaagaagtaccACGGTTCGACACCGTAGAGCTCGGGACCACGTCCCTCACCTCCCATAAACATGTTGTACCGCACGAGATTCAAAGCGCTCCACGTGATTTTGCCATTGCCACCATGGCAACCATTGTAATATAGTGTGTCAAAATACACGGAAAGTGGCACAACAACTGCGAGTGAAAGTAATAGCGAAACGGTAGAGGCGAGGGGAAACCTCACGAGCATATCCAATGCCATCGGCACCGCCAGCAAGGCGGCGAAAGGCCAACCAATCACTGTGGATGAGACAACGGAGAATACGGTGCCGAAAATAGCGAAATTTATGGCCTGGAACTGCGAGCCACCCATCACCGACCTTTTCATTCTTGATGGAACCTTCCCTTCGACACGGGTGATACATTTCACAAGACTGCCGTCCGTTCGTAGCCAGCAACCCACCGCAACAAAGTAATTTATCATGGCGTAACTTGTGGGCAGGATACTCACTGCTGCATGTGTGATGGGGtaattaaacaaaagaagtgtgagtgctgccgctgcaactCGTTTACCAAACACCTTCCTAACGCcaccaacgaaaaaaatctCGCTTAGCGCCGTGACAACACCGCTAAATGCTCGAAGGAGAAAGTACACATCTATGTTACGCAGCCCTGAGGGGTTGTATATGCTAACAGCCTTGCTAATTATCGTTATAGGACCGACGTAGAGCCATGAAAAAAACCACGACCGCAGCGCAAAGCGAGGACAGTTCTCCCACGTTTGAAGGCCACTGCCGTACATCAAGAAGTGCATCGGCTCCAAGAAATTGAATGTTTCATCGCAATCAGCAATAGGAAGAATGTACGAGGCAAAACAATGACTAAGCACTAAAAGCACCGCCCCGAGAAAGAGCCACATGCCAAGCACCTTTTGACGAAACTAATTTGtacccccttttcctcctatGACTTCAaggacacacaaacacaaagacaaaaaagaaaaaaacgtacacacacacacacacagacacagagGTGCACACGTGGGGATATCACACCTTTGTCTTCCTTTTGAAATAATCAATTATGTTTACTGAgagtaagaagaaaaaaagcaaagaacaaTTAGGATGATACAGTTCGTGAAGAGGGCACAAAGGAACAGAGAAtcttggaaaaggaaaaataaaatatcaaATGTCAGACGCAAATAATACTCAACTTCACGTCACATTACTTTATTCGGGTTGCGAAACATAAGGATAAAGAGACAACGTGTGTGTTGgtataacaataatgaagGACTTCCTCaatttaatttttctcaaccgataagaaaaaaatcagaaGGACAAGACCAAGCATACACAAGTCCCaattccctccctccctccctccctccattTCGTTCATTCACTCGTTGGCGCGCA encodes:
- a CDS encoding Alg9-like mannosyltransferase, putative (similar to Probable mannosyltransferase ALG9 (EC 2.4.1.-). (Swiss-Prot:P53868) [Saccharomyces cerevisiae;]), which translates into the protein MWLFLGAVLLVLSHCFASYILPIADCDETFNFLEPMHFLMYGSGLQTWENCPRFALRSWFFSWLYVGPITIISKAVSIYNPSGLRNIDVYFLLRAFSGVVTALSEIFFVGGVRKVFGKRVAAAALTLLLFNYPITHAAVSILPTSYAMINYFVAVGCWLRTDGSLVKCITRVEGKVPSRMKRSVMGGSQFQAINFAIFGTVFSVVSSTVIGWPFAALLAVPMALDMLVRFPLASTVSLLLSLAVVVPLSVYFDTLYYNGCHGGNGKITWSALNLVRYNMFMGGEGRGPELYGVEPWYFFFKNLLLNAHLMFVACLLSPFVVLLKPSTTSWVSNATTNSDEIDAGETTGEKGRKTQKSPTTKPDTRPVEPTVSRGRGLLYISPFFLWFAFWLKVSHKEERFMSPAFPFLALAAALSFTHLTFAGTARSVNSENGAVLHSASTRAEPSGRRKQLPGCWLQRMRHTFFLTTGCIVLSFIVTVSLSRTAAIHKFYVGPQQKLYDNYATVRELARRKASDAPQKGEKTLYTLCVGREWYRFPSSFFLDPLHARIAFIRSLGVDCAMPLPFASGDGNATCQCGAEGVNDLNKAIPEQFVQDVAKDCDAVFDTVSPNEDDQESADFPRDVFKYEIGEGQTHWLLDAERTPMWCRVLYYPLGVSERCVSRRRVVLLSKQNPK